In Arachis duranensis cultivar V14167 unplaced genomic scaffold, aradu.V14167.gnm2.J7QH unplaced_Scaffold_112131, whole genome shotgun sequence, a single genomic region encodes these proteins:
- the LOC107472469 gene encoding 40S ribosomal protein S27-2, with protein MVLQNDIDLLNPPAELEKRKHKLKRLVQSPNSFFMDVKCQGCFNITTVFSHSQTVVVCGNCQTVLCQPTGGKARLTEGCSFRKKGD; from the exons ATG GTTCTGCAGAACGATATCGATTTGCTTAATCCACCGGCTGAGCTTGAGAAGAGAAAGCACAAGCTCAAGCGTCTTGTTCAGTCTCCTAATTCTTTCTTCAtg GATGTGAAATGCCAAGGTTGCTTCAACAT TACGACTGTATTCAGCCACTCTCAGACAGTCGTGGTGTGTGGAAACTGCCAAACGGTCTTGTGCCAACCTACAGGTGGAAAAGCAAGGCTAACGGAGGGCTGCTCGTTTAGGAAGAAGGGAGACTAA